AAATCCAGCGAGAAAAAGAGATAAGCAAAAATGTTTATCCATTCTGAATCTTCCTTCCCAGAAATTTTTTTGGCTGGTGAAATTGTGGTTTTCCCTCTGCACAGTTTCAATGAGGTCAGAGATAAGGATGCCCATAGCCAAGGCTAAAACCTCTGACCCCAACAAAAGCCAGGGCACCATCTTGTCAATTTTTACTTTCAGGTAGATGAAGAAGCTGTTCCTGAAATTGGCAATTTTTATGCAGTAGAAACCACAAAGACAGGCTGAGATCCACAAGTTGGAATAATTTAAGACGTTTCCAGAAGATTCAAGGAGTTGACGTATGGTTTGAACATGAAGAAAATTGGGATAAATTATTGAAATGAAGTGGTGTACCCATGAGAGGCATAAAATGGAAatcctggagcatcccagcagcagcaagatcTTCTCATTGGAGTTCAAGGTTTTCTTTTTGACCCAGGCAATGCAAAGCACACAAACGATGAAAGCATTTATCCACATGCCAGCGAACACTTCCACGGTGATGATGGCCACAGTTAAGACCCCATATGAAGTGACATTGGATTGCTGTGGAGAGGGAGAAGCTTCCATGGTGTGAGCTGgggagcagtgctgtgcagggggctgtggcagcagaggctgaggcagGTCAGTGGCTGCTGTTGGTGGAGTGTCAGGGATGGCAAGAGGAGCTTTatagagctgctgctgctgctgctgctgctgctgctgctggggggatgTTGGTGtcgctgctgtgggcagcagggcaggtgcaggGATGTAAATGTGCTGGGTATCCCCTTACCCGGGGCCAGAGTCACTCTTGACTATTTGAATGTTGGTtcaggtggggctgtgctgggtgccacAAACAGCGGAGATGTTTTTGTGTGGTGGAGAGTGTTGTGATTTTGAGAGTGATCCCTGTTGGATCAGTTTCAGGCTTCAGGATCTGGGTTCTTCTATCCCTACTTTGCCTATGATCATCCGAGCTGGCTGTTTTCATCTGCTGAGGGGACTCAGTTTTCTTTTTAGTCTCAGCGTCTGGGTGCTGAGAAGCTCGACCCAGATGCTGGAAAATGGAGTATATTTCGATCCTTCACATTCATCGAAATCCATGTTTGATTTCCAGGGACATTACCTGAAGAATACATCATGTGAGAAATACTGGGGCAAGCAATGGAAGACCCAGAAAATAAGGCTGGATTTTTTTAGAAGTATAGTTTGGAGGATATGGAGGAAAAGGGTAAAATTCGGGACAAGTCCCTGTTCCAGAGTTCCGATCTCATCTGCTTGGGAAAGTGAAGGCTTTTCAAGATGGCACCATGCTGAGTTCCCCTCACACTGCAGTGCCATAAAGCTTCCATATCAATTTAGAGTGTGAAAGCTGTGAGGGTTTTCTCAGGCAGGTTGTGTTAAGCTCTGGAGGGCATGGACTGCCCATGCACTTTGGGGTAGTCCAGGACCTGTCACATTTGGCCTTGCACATCAGGACCACAATAACTAAGGAGATCTCATGTGATGCTGTGGTGGAAGCAGGAAAAATGAATCCCCAACCAAGAGCCCTATGGATACAAGAAATGAACCAGCAGGATTTTCTCTCTTCCAAATGATGATAGCCATGTTTTCTGTGGGATATAAATCCAGTAGAATATTACGTGAATATTGATATCACATCCTcctaattacattatttttgtCCATCATAAAGTCTTGTGGATATGACCCAGAGCAGTTTTCCATAgcgtgccagccctgggcagccattgCCATTGACTTCTGACACCTTTCATCTGtcagcttctccaggctgggcacCTCCTGCATCTGTGGCCatgggctgtgcagggtgacTGTGCTGATGGACACGCTgtcccctgcagtgccagctgagTGGGGCTGGTGCACAGGACAGGGATTCTGTCCTGGCTGTCACATTCCCAGAAAATGAAGAAGGGATGTGCAGTGTGGTTtgctgtggctgtggtgttttGTGTGGTAACATCTGCAAGGTGATTGGTTTTGCATGCTACATCTTTGTTGCATATGAGGTTGTTGGGGGTTATATTTTATGAATGAAATAAGATGAATCTTCCAGGCTTTCCTGTGAAAAGGATCAGGACTTTTAGGTTAAAGGATGAAATacatgagcagcagcagaggaagaagGGACATGTGGCTGTTCTGTCCTTTCAAGACCTTTCACTGGTGATATAggtccagcagagctgcttaCAACCTTCCCCTGGGCATGAGCTGCTGGCAGAAGTGACCAGTTCAAGTAAATTTTGTAAATGCTGGCACTATATTGTATTTCACCTGTTGTGATGGGTTGACCTCAGTGAGAAGCCAGAACTCCTGTTAGCTGGCTGTTTCACTGAGGCAGAGTGCACTGGGCAAAGCCAATCCCACCTCAAGGTCAGGCCAGCAGAGCAGTCccacagagcaggcagtgctgtcCTTGCAGGCAgtggggcacaggggacacgcagggctgcagtgggaaggGGGCTCTGCACCCCCTGAGCTCCCCGGGGCCGTTCCTGCCTCGCTGTTTGTGGGTCAGTGAGCAGCTCTGGtgagtgccagggctcagcGTGTTCACACAGAGCTATCAGCCACTGCCAGACAGTGACACAGCCCAGAACAGATcacacagcacagggccacagcagaaggaaaggtAAACCAAAATAGGGATAAAGCTATTCATTGCAGCCATTTCATTCTGAGAATACCAAAAGATTTGTGGCAGGTTGGCAGTATTGTTATTCCATTTATTGCAGCCAGTTTGTGTTCCAGAGTTGCATATTTTTCTGTTCCATTAAGAATACATAAATTTGGCAGAAAATAAAGCCCTTGTTTGTCCTCAGAGATGAAAGGGGCATGGTTGCAGCTCAGCTTAATTTGTGATTATGGCAAATTCCACATGTAAGTCTTGTCATGTTGAATAAGAACtttcagagtcacagaatcacaaatcATGCACTTTATTGTAGAAATACAAATTTGGAATTTCCACTAATGAATACACTCACTGGAAGAGGTCTAAAaacatttaaggaaaaaattagaaaataaggaAGAGCAATGGGTAATTCATTAGGATCAACTTCACCACCAGTTAGGCTAATGAACACAATTTCACCAGAATGTACAATCTGGCAGAGTCAGAAGAGCAAATCTTTACACAGAGCTGTTCCCTGCTTTGGGGAGAAGAGCAAAGCAATCGTGTTGTCCTGTCTGCACAGTGGGGTCATAATCCCATCCTCTGCCAGGGAGGATTTGAAATGCCAAAAGTGTACTTTTGGGAGAAATGCAGGTGAGGCTGCAGTGACAATCCCTTACTGCTGCCATGGTCAgtgggtgtgggcaggcagctgctgtggaggTGAGGGATAGCCAGGGTTCAGATTGCCAAGGCTGTGAGTCTTGGGCAGGGGCTGAACTCTTAATTAGCATCACTCCCTCTTCCAGTGGGCTCAGGCAGAGCTGAAGGGGCTCTGCCTGATGATCCATCAGCCCACCAGCACACTCTCATGCCCACATTAATCCCTGCGCCACAGAGTGGCTTAGGCATCATTCCTACCATGATGAGGTCCTAAATGACtttgttaaaaacaaaaatatatctgAAAGATTTACATAACTTGAAATActataataatatatttagcTCATAATAATTTAGCTTAATAGATATGAAATAAGTTTTCTTAACTTGCATGTTGAAGAGTGAACATCAGTATCATCTACACTGCCTACAGAGCTGCATCAGAAATTAAATAACTTGTTTTCTACAGTGGAAGATCAACATTTTGCATGGGCTCCAGCTTTTATCACAGATCCTATTTCATAAAAAAGTCACACTTCACCCAGGAGAGAATCTTCATCAGTGCCTTTTCAAGCTTGGGATTGCTGAAAATCAGAATAAGGGAATGAGCACCTGGAAAAGCACACAAATACATCAATATAAGGAGTGTCATGATATCTTCTTTCTTTGTGGCATAAATTATTGTCAAGATCAAACATACAAAGTTGATGCTGTACATCACTAAGAAGGAGAGGACAGATTTCATGGCTTTGATGTGAGCATCCATGCTGAGATCCTTCATGGAGTTTGTCTGCATCCTGCGCTTGTGTCtccagagagaaaagagaaggcaAACAGCAGAAAAGATGACTACCATGAATGAGGCGGCATATCCAAATCCAGCAATAAaataagaggagaaaaaatgTTTATCCATTCTGATTCTTGCTTCCCAGAAATTTTCTTGGCTGGTGAAAGTGCAGTTTTCGCTTTGTACTGTTGCAATGAGGTCAGATACAACCATGCCCATAGCCAAGGCTGAAATCTCTGACCCCAACAAGATCCAGGGCACTATCCTGTCGATTTTTACTTTCAGGTAGATGAAGAGCC
The genomic region above belongs to Passer domesticus isolate bPasDom1 chromosome 3, bPasDom1.hap1, whole genome shotgun sequence and contains:
- the LOC135297878 gene encoding taste receptor type 2 member 7-like, translating into MEASPSPQQSNVTSYGAMALAIITLEAFPGMWINAFIACVLCIAWVKKKTLNSNEKILLLLGCSRISYLCFTWVSHFLSVLYPKYLKVHPILQLIATLQTFFNYSNLWVSACLCGFYCIKIANFRNRLFIYLKVKIDRIVPWILLGSEISALAMGMVVSDLIATVQSENCTFTSQENFWEARIRMDKHFFSSYFIAGFGYAASFMVVIFSAVCLLFSLWRHKRRMQTNSMKDLSMDAHIKAMKSVLSFLVMYSINFVCLILTIIYATKKEDIMTLLILMYLCAFPGAHSLILIFSNPKLEKALMKILSWVKCDFFMK
- the LOC135297877 gene encoding taste receptor type 2 member 116-like, whose amino-acid sequence is MEASPSPQQSNVTSYGVLTVAIITVEVFAGMWINAFIVCVLCIAWVKKKTLNSNEKILLLLGCSRISILCLSWVHHFISIIYPNFLHVQTIRQLLESSGNVLNYSNLWISACLCGFYCIKIANFRNSFFIYLKVKIDKMVPWLLLGSEVLALAMGILISDLIETVQRENHNFTSQKNFWEGRFRMDKHFCLSLFLAGFGYAASFMVVIFSAVCLLFSLWRHKHRMQKNSMKDLSMDAHIRAMKSIFSFLVMYSINFICLVLLIIYATKKEDIMTLLILTYLFAFPGVHSLILIFSNPKLEKALTKIPSWVKCDFFMN